One Phaeodactylum tricornutum CCAP 1055/1 PHATR_bd_32x35 genomic scaffold, whole genome shotgun sequence genomic window carries:
- a CDS encoding predicted protein yields MVPATQQMTGAAVYAHLLDNILLLPQGHPIRLSFEQQGYDSADDLMCIFENELESLEYIPPALPDDFENPSSIPLLMAHRQVIRHFLRWQASLKRQKGTPLKNSELAALNNEDFVMYRRAALGQVSTATTPAASLSTIQGPMGKTRSAVKDFNHGIKRDKIHYPVLKDDRYWDNFYRLFVVTAVTHNVEKVLDPTYTPTDPLEKSLFEEQNKFVYSALEHTLQTNMGKNIVREHSFDFNAQEVFHKVVKHYTDMDHHGQVLRFILHWKNHLRIYNDTVPAGEQLPQQLCLSLLEDAVHDVPELCQVKITATLDLAKGGNPISYNGYLSLLLALASLYNNDNNLFNSRNSKNKRSVYTTDLAYHPTDFNSEPDIDYDIDVSPTTIYEANAHNRNNCAPETELLAHPTNQVSRMSDGDIHKVLAASRDVPVYDPKNDNPNQCNPMSCNTKSLDTMSMRLLQPLLIAAQMVDLLVGMSLSCVKTGRSANMTGINDHTLPNLDIVTAAGCVKSQNGPIFLIMNQYAHLGKGKTIHSSAQSITSPEMPRTMKHFDRT; encoded by the exons ATGGTCCCTGCCACTCAGCAAATGACAGGTGCAGCAGTCTACGCCCACCTTTTGGATAACATTCTTCTACTTCCTCAAGGGCATCCTATCCGTCTCAGTTTTGAGCAGCAAGGATATGATTCGGCTGATGACCTCATGTGTATTTTTGAGAACGAACTTGAATCTCTTGAATACATTCCTCCTGCCCTCCCTGACGATTTCGAAAATCCGTCAAGCATTCCCCTACTCATGGCACACCGACAAGTCATACGTCATTTCCTTCGTTGGCAAGCGTCCCtaaaacgacaaaaagggACCCCTTTGAAGAACTCTGAGCTTGCTGCACTCAACAATGAAGATTTTGTTATGTACCGTCGCGCAGCTCTTGGCCAAGTCTCGACGGCTACCACACCTGCCGCTTCTTTGTCGACCATTCAGGGTCCTATGGGGAAGACTCGTTCAGCTGTCAAGGATTTTAATCATGGAATAAAACGTGACAAAATCCACTACCCAGTGCTCAAGGATGACCGCTACTGGGACAATTTTTATCGCTTgtttgttgttactgccgTAACTCATAATGTCGAAAAAGTTCTGGACCCGACCTACACTCCTACTGACCCTTTGGAGAAGTCCCTTTTCGAAGAGCAAAACAAGTTTGTATATTCCGCTCTAGAGCATACGCTCCAGACCAACATGGGTAAAAACATTGTCCGTGAGCACAGTTTCGATTTCAATGCTCAGGAAGTTTTCCATAAGGTTGTGAAACACTATACTGA TATGGATCATCATGGACAGGTACTGCGGTTTATTCTCCACTGGAAAAACCATCTGCGCATTTACAACGACACTGTTCCGGCTGGTGAGCAACTTCCCCAACAACTATGCCTTagtcttttggaagatgctGTCCATGATGTCCCTGAACTTTGCCAGGTGAAAATCACGGCAACTCTAGACTTAGCCAAGGGAGGCAATCCTATTAGCTACAACGGTTATCTCAGCCTATTACTTGCATTAGCATCTCTATACAACAATGATAATAATTTATTTAACTCTCGTAacagcaagaacaagcgAAGCGTGTATACTACTGATCTAGCTTATCATCCGACTGATTTTAACAGTGAACCTGACATAGATTATGATATAGATGTATCACCAACTACCATCTATGAGGCCAATGCTCACAACAGGAACAACTGCGCGCCTGAAACGGAACTACTCGCTCACCCCACCAATCAAGTCAGCCGCATGAGTGATGGTGACATCCATAAAGTACTTGCTGCGTCCCGCGATGTACCTGTTTACGATCCGAAAAATGATAACCCAAATCAATGCAATCCAATGTCCTGCAATACCAAGTCTCTTGATACAATGTCAATGAGACTACTGCAGCCCTTGTTGATTGCGGCGCAAATGGTGGACTTGCTGGTGGGGATGTCATTATCCTGCGTTAAAACTGGCCGTTCTGCCAATATGACAGGTATCAATGACCACACCTTACCCAATCTGGACATTGTTACTGCTGCTGGTTGCGTCAAATCTCAAAATGGACCCATTTTTCTCATTATGAATCAGTACGCACATTTGGGAAAAGGGAAAACGATCCATTCCAGTGCTCAAAGCATCACGTCACCCGAAATGCCCAGGACTATGAAACACTTCGACCGTACTTAG
- a CDS encoding predicted protein produces MDCSLKQLLDNNIASKKEWMTECIPFPSKEGQEVNLCDYIGLDCKRIGECFMFPEGYDSTSNCRNSLAKAIKIAAANGKFPLVERGWDAKKRRLRFECFRSRSHDADRYKKKQNSLSNVAIKHRNVSFIRPQKGKECPFRFSIFWMTEHKRWCLFGGVKGSCRFHCHHLPMDPCEVKKSISYIDGGEVKIALDAAKSNAPPSVIGRLLNIRTGDILSGSSLKNIRMQAEKGERNKFGANDNFTTQADQLLAYLESTPDVSFCAIYDEPDSPLFTVYKQRAKTGRRHLHTSTRSISGGIAQQEVLNEKVLDAIDPRGELDDYIDRTRRAFKLKGNEKMLLGVAWTDNESRRIFARYSEIMVADVTEGTNNAKRPLFLFSGKTSNQNTFTALWAFLPQQSRWAFRWVWTRCIPQLLPEQGLNRMRLLITDGDPREYGTFLDAIPTWYSLCRHKLCHWHLLYRGSLMKAQTGNCGTKAKILFHVVLKWIESWMTKIETQEEYNLSTGLLIDWLKSPEALDTNLGGMGCALVSQINAFLTSSLFPHEQRWARYHFLNVRAFNTSASSYGEAENSALKRRGDGVKPNFSVPKATRAINEGTQLRTVKRQQKAVHNLNATKKTKAANYTNISDLVDCIQETISHEFNAAKKYDLFCPGPKEFWVKRAWYQIPSETYQDFNDSNFCQFMIPQFERTRIVKITEIEGELYLECSCSKFQRQASPCAHIYKVLNRPPQSTDVSVRWTKIWDVYLHRPGYHDLSDQLEELYKKERPGPHFENTNQWEVGKGEREYNYFKRSLPSEPTIIQKYSRWADSFSRQPGCYVHKSTEQETVPAASGMVQELTSLSQGYAIETQLDSEMDVGDVTVMQVEEIDSNLSKSGKSPYTNNLHFYEEISKLAKFNSKAADIMTKGMQETLELLQKHVAEGSGMVDYSIGPAIGKEPVGQRLRPSYSPSKSKNLRDRPKKKQRQNFGG; encoded by the coding sequence ATGGATTGCTCTTTGAAGCAATTGCTTGACAACAACATTGCCAGCAAGAAGGAGTGGATGACTGAGTGCATCCCTTTTCCATCGAAAGAAGGGCAGGAAGTTAATCTATGCGATTACATTGGTCTAGATTGTAAACGCATTGGAGAGTGTTTTATGTTTCCGGAAGGATACGACTCTACCTCAAATTGCCGAAATAGTCTAGCCAAGGCCATTAagattgctgctgcaaatggaAAGTTTCCCTTAGTCGAACGAGGATGGGATGCAAAAAAGAGGCGACTACGTTTTGAATGCTTTAGAAGTAGATCCCATGATGCGGATAGGtacaaaaaaaaacaaaACAGTCTATCCAATGTGGCTATAAAACATCGCAACGTTTCCTTCATACGTCCACAAAAGGGAAAAGAGTGTCCTTTTCGGTTCAGTATTTTTTGGATGACAGAACATAAACGATGGTGTCTTTTTGGAGGTGTAAAAGGCAGCTGCAggtttcactgtcatcatTTACCAATGGATCCATGTGAGGTAAAAAAGAGTATTTCCTATATTGACGGTGGTGAAGTAAAAATAGCACTTGATGCAGCAAAAAGTAATGCCCCACCAAGCGTGATTGGGCGGCTGCTGAACATACGAACTGGAGATATCTTGTCAGGTTCATCTCTAAAAAATATACGGATGCAAGCTGAAAAAGGTGAACGGAACAAATTTGGTGCAAATGATAATTTCACGACGCAAGCGGATCAACTTCTAGCTTATCTTGAGAGCACCCCGGATGTCAGCTTCTGTGCCATATATGATGAACCAGATTCCCCTTTATTCACTGTTTACAAGCAGAGGGCAAAAACTGGACGTCGGCACCTACACACCAGTACACGGAGTATCTCTGGAGGAATTGCCCAACAAGAAGTGCTCAATGAAAAGGTGCTAGATGCTATTGATCCAAGGGGAGAGCTTGATGACTATATAGATAGGACGCGGAGGGCGTTCAAGTTGAAGGGCAACGAAAAAATGCTTTTAGGAGTGGCCTGGACCGACAACGAGAGTAGAAGAATCTTTGCTCGCTATTCCGAGATCATGGTAGCAGATGTGACAGAAGGTACCAACAATGCAAAACGGCcgctgtttttgttttcgggAAAGACATCAAATCAAAACACGTTTACAGCACTTTGGGCCTTTCTACCGCAACAATCTCGTTGGGCCTTCCGATGGGTGTGGACAAGATGCATTCCACAGCTCTTACCTGAACAGGGGCTGAACAGAATGCGTCTATTGATTACTGATGGAGACCCGCGAGAGTATGGTACTTTTTTAGATGCAATACCTACTTGGTATAGCTTGTGTCGGCACAAACTATGCCATTGGCATCTACTCTATCGCGGCAGTCTTATGAAAGCACAAACTGGAAACTGTggaacaaaagcaaaaattcTATTCCATGTGGTCCTGAAGTGGATAGAAAGCTGGATGACAAAAATTGAGACGCAAGAGGAGTACAATTTGTCAACTGGGCTTTTGATTGACTGGCTGAAATCTCCGGAGGCACTTGATACAAATTTGGGCGGAATGGGTTGTGCCCTTGTTTCGCAGATAAATGCATTTTTGACGTCCTCTCTGTTTCCGCACGAGCAACGCTGGGCTCGATACCATTTTCTGAACGTGAGGGCATTCAACACGTCCGCAAGTTCCTACGGAGAAGCAGAGAACAGTGCTCTAAAACGACGGGGTGATGGGGTCAAGCCAAACTTTTCGGTGCCAAAAGCAACACGGGCAATAAACGAAGGGACTCAATTGCGAACAGTGAAGaggcaacaaaaagcagTTCATAACCTCAATGCTACAAAGAAGACAAAGGCAGCAAACTACACCAATATATCCGACCTAGTAGATTGCATACAGGAAACCATATCCCATGAATTCAATGCAGCCAAAAAATATGACCTCTTTTGCCCGGGTCCAAAAGAATTTTGGGTAAAGCGAGCATGGTACCAAATTCCAAGCGAGACCTACCAGGATTTCAACGACAGCAACTTTTGCCAATTTATGATTCCACAGTTTGAGCGCACCCGCATCGTAAAAATTACGGAAATTGAAGGTGAACTCTATCTGGAATGTAGTTGCAGCAAGTTCCAACGACAAGCTTCTCCATGTGCTCACATCTACAAAGTACTTAACCGACCACCACAATCAACAGACGTTTCTGTGAGATGGACAAAAATTTGGGATGTTTACCTGCATCGACCTGGATATCATGATCTGTCGGACCAGTTAGAGGAATTGTATAAGAAGGAGCGGCCAGGGCCACATTTCGAAAACACAAATCAGTGGGAAGTTGGAAAGGGTGAGAGAGAGTACAACTATTTTAAGAGATCACTTCCAAGCGAGCCCACCATTATCCAGAAGTACAGCAGATGGGCTGATTCTTTTTCACGACAACCTGGATGTTATGTGCATAAAAGCACTGAACAGGAAACAGTTCCTGCAGCAAGCGGTATGGTGCAAGAGTTGACGAGCCTTTCCCAGGGGTATGCTATTGAAACTCAATTGGATAGTGAAATGGATGTTGGAGATGTAACTGTCATGCAGGTTGAAGAAATTGATTCAAATCTCTCAAAATCGGGTAAAAGTCCATACACAAACAATCTTCATTTTTACGAGGAAATCTCAAAACTTGCCAAATTCAATTCAAAAGCTGCTGACATAATGACAAAAGGAATGCAggaaactttggaattgCTACAGAAACACGTTGCAGAAGGGTCAGGTATGGTAGATTACAGTATTGGCCCAGCTATTGGAAAAGAACCAGTAGGCCAAAGGCTCAGGCCAAGCTACAGtccttcaaagagcaagaatCTAAGAGACAgaccgaaaaagaaacaaaggCAAAATTTTGGTGGCTGA